One Candidatus Methanoperedens sp. DNA segment encodes these proteins:
- a CDS encoding DNA repair exonuclease — MNFIHASDFHLGYAQYGLLERFQDYARAFRTVIQYAIDHKADFILISGDLFHKRNINAPTYEQAYKVLSELKAKSPSTQVYAIEGNHDLAFHQDGKSWLEILNSQGLLRLIRLKEAEGLKYMGDFVELDNARIFGVKYLGSSTVSVIPKMAEEIKQITTARGEKFTILMMHFGMEGQAKQEAAGEIPYTSLLPLKDAVNYLALGHYHMNYEFDGWVFNPGSVEMISMNEYDLPKGFYHVRDSGAKLITPMTRSVRRIKLDMSGIASPDELYSKIGEKLETERTLQQGSLIELLLYGDMGFPKSDVNLERIKDMLSEQFKPLWSEIRINKSNSPYTLNPGDVRGLTREQIEHRVFSDRVKLDSRYRDNIDEIVKNMVEVKKLVSAGIEPAAIQKELRWGFEIIKSRGKENEGKAEIPQQTLLSRIGDA, encoded by the coding sequence ATGAACTTCATCCATGCAAGTGATTTTCATCTGGGGTATGCACAATATGGTCTCCTCGAGCGTTTCCAGGACTATGCCCGCGCCTTCAGAACGGTCATTCAGTACGCAATCGACCACAAAGCAGATTTCATACTCATTTCTGGCGACCTTTTCCATAAAAGAAACATAAACGCACCCACCTATGAGCAAGCTTATAAAGTTCTCTCTGAACTCAAAGCAAAGAGCCCATCCACACAGGTCTATGCCATAGAAGGGAACCACGACCTCGCTTTCCACCAGGATGGGAAGAGCTGGCTTGAGATACTGAATTCCCAGGGTCTGTTAAGGCTCATAAGGTTGAAAGAGGCTGAGGGCCTTAAATACATGGGGGATTTTGTTGAGCTGGATAATGCACGCATCTTTGGTGTAAAATACCTTGGCTCAAGCACAGTCTCCGTAATCCCCAAGATGGCAGAAGAGATAAAACAAATAACGACAGCGCGCGGTGAAAAATTCACAATACTTATGATGCACTTTGGCATGGAAGGACAGGCAAAGCAGGAGGCTGCAGGCGAGATCCCTTATACGTCTCTTTTGCCCCTGAAAGACGCGGTAAATTACCTTGCCCTTGGACATTATCACATGAACTACGAATTCGATGGCTGGGTTTTCAATCCCGGCAGCGTGGAAATGATATCCATGAACGAATACGATCTGCCCAAGGGCTTCTATCATGTCAGGGATAGCGGCGCGAAACTGATTACTCCCATGACCCGTTCTGTCAGGCGAATCAAGCTCGACATGAGTGGCATCGCATCGCCTGATGAGCTTTATTCCAAAATAGGGGAAAAACTTGAAACCGAGCGGACGCTCCAGCAGGGGTCACTGATAGAACTTCTGCTTTATGGCGATATGGGTTTTCCGAAGTCTGATGTCAACCTTGAGCGAATAAAGGACATGCTTTCAGAACAGTTCAAACCGCTCTGGTCTGAAATAAGGATCAATAAAAGCAACTCCCCTTACACCCTCAATCCAGGGGATGTGCGCGGTCTCACGCGAGAGCAGATTGAGCATCGCGTCTTTTCAGACAGGGTAAAACTTGACAGCAGGTATAGGGACAATATTGATGAAATAGTGAAGAACATGGTCGAAGTAAAGAAGTTGGTCTCTGCAGGTATCGAGCCGGCTGCCATCCAGAAAGAACTGAGATGGGGATTTGAAATAATAAAAAGCAGAGGAAAAGAAAATGAAGGTAAGGCGGAAATACCGCAGCAGACCCTTCTCTCGCGTATAGGGGATGCTTAA